A section of the Mycolicibacterium anyangense genome encodes:
- a CDS encoding bifunctional glycosyltransferase family 2/GtrA family protein has protein sequence MTITELPAMRRRNAALIAADRGVPVLDVVVPVYNEEVVLAGSVHRLHRYLREDFPFAFRITIADNASVDGTWRIATELAEELPEVRAVHLEQKGRGRALHAVWSSSDAPVLAYMDVDLSTDLAAVAPLVAPLVSGHSDLAIGTRLSRGSRVVRGAKREIISRCYNLILRSTLSAKFSDAQCGFKAIRSDVAAELLPHIEDTGWFFDTELLVLAERSGLRIHEVPVDWIDDPDSRVDIVATAIADLKGVARLLKGFGTGEIPVQAIGAQFGNRAGAPRSLLNQGVRFAAIGVLSTLAYLALFLLLRPMGAQGANLVALLVTAVANTAANRRFTFGVRGRAGVGRHQFEGLVVFGIGLAMTSGALALLQLGGEPPRALEILVLVAANLGATVVRFVLLRGWVFHPRRTRVANGGAR, from the coding sequence CGGCTCGGTGCACCGGTTGCACCGCTACCTTCGCGAGGACTTCCCGTTCGCCTTCCGGATCACCATCGCCGACAACGCGAGTGTGGACGGCACCTGGCGCATCGCCACCGAACTGGCCGAGGAACTGCCGGAGGTGCGCGCTGTGCACCTCGAGCAGAAGGGCCGCGGCCGTGCCCTGCACGCGGTGTGGTCGTCGTCGGACGCCCCGGTGCTGGCATATATGGACGTCGACCTGTCCACCGACCTCGCGGCGGTCGCGCCGCTGGTGGCCCCACTGGTGTCGGGACATTCCGACTTGGCGATCGGCACCCGGCTCAGCCGGGGCTCACGGGTGGTGCGCGGGGCCAAGCGGGAGATCATCTCGCGCTGCTACAACCTCATCCTCCGGTCCACGCTGTCTGCGAAGTTCTCTGATGCGCAATGTGGTTTCAAGGCCATCCGATCCGATGTCGCCGCCGAGCTGCTGCCGCACATCGAGGACACCGGCTGGTTCTTCGACACCGAACTGCTGGTACTGGCCGAGCGCAGCGGGCTGCGCATCCACGAGGTACCCGTCGACTGGATCGACGATCCGGACAGCAGGGTCGACATCGTCGCCACCGCGATCGCCGACCTGAAGGGAGTGGCCCGGTTGCTCAAGGGATTCGGTACCGGAGAGATCCCTGTCCAGGCCATCGGAGCGCAGTTCGGCAACCGCGCCGGCGCACCGCGCTCGCTGCTCAACCAGGGCGTGCGCTTCGCGGCGATCGGGGTCCTGTCCACTCTTGCCTACCTCGCCCTGTTCCTGCTGCTACGGCCGATGGGTGCGCAGGGCGCGAACCTGGTCGCGCTGTTGGTGACCGCGGTGGCCAACACCGCCGCCAACCGGCGCTTCACGTTCGGTGTGCGCGGCCGGGCCGGTGTGGGCCGCCACCAGTTCGAGGGACTGGTCGTGTTCGGCATCGGCTTGGCGATGACCAGTGGTGCACTGGCGCTGCTGCAGCTGGGTGGCGAGCCGCCGCGGGCGCTGGAGATTCTGGTCCTGGTCGCGGCAAACCTGGGTGCTACCGTGGTGCGGTTTGTGTTGTTGCGCGGCTGGGTGTTTCATCCGCGTCGCACCCGGGTTGCCAACGGGGGTGCGCGATGA